In Marisediminicola antarctica, one DNA window encodes the following:
- a CDS encoding APC family permease yields MAERTDKITLAGSISLGTGVMIGAGIFALVGQVAGFAGDWFPLAFLLGAIVAGVSSYSYTRYSSENPSSGGIAMLLKDAYGPGVAAGSFSLFMYVSMVVAESLLARTFGTYLLRPFGLQDSAILVPVLGVAAIVGAAVVNLLGNKLVEGSATTTAVLKILGIAVLAMAGLIGTAVSGNGFFAEASGDSFDVFGLLAGTTLCVLAYKGFTTITNQGDDIQDPKKNIARSIVISLLICTVLYLLITVSVESSIGAKGAVDARDYALAQAAEPLFGAWGVGITVAIAVVATLSGLLASLYSVSRLYAMLQEMRQAPSLPNKVTHQPMIITAGLAIVATAFLDLSQIASMGAFLYLAMDIAVQWGVIRHLRAKIDAKPWLPALTIALDLAILIPFTILKVQNDTLTVIVAASVAAAIVIAQVITMRVRARQE; encoded by the coding sequence ATGGCCGAACGCACTGACAAGATCACCCTCGCTGGCTCGATATCGCTCGGCACCGGGGTGATGATCGGCGCGGGGATCTTCGCTCTCGTCGGCCAGGTTGCCGGGTTCGCCGGCGACTGGTTCCCGCTCGCGTTCTTACTCGGAGCCATCGTCGCCGGAGTTAGCTCTTACTCCTACACCCGCTACTCCAGCGAGAACCCGTCGTCGGGCGGTATCGCGATGCTGTTGAAGGATGCGTATGGTCCGGGCGTGGCTGCGGGCTCGTTCTCGCTGTTCATGTACGTGTCGATGGTGGTCGCCGAGAGCCTGCTGGCACGCACGTTCGGCACCTACCTGCTGCGTCCCTTCGGTCTGCAGGACTCGGCGATTCTCGTGCCTGTACTGGGTGTTGCGGCCATCGTCGGAGCGGCCGTGGTGAACCTCCTCGGCAACAAGCTCGTCGAAGGCTCGGCGACCACGACAGCGGTGCTGAAGATCCTCGGTATCGCCGTACTCGCAATGGCCGGACTGATCGGAACCGCCGTATCCGGCAATGGGTTCTTCGCCGAAGCATCCGGGGACTCGTTCGATGTGTTCGGCCTGCTCGCCGGGACCACCCTGTGCGTGCTCGCCTACAAGGGCTTCACGACCATCACCAATCAGGGTGATGACATCCAGGATCCGAAGAAGAACATTGCGCGGTCGATCGTCATCTCCCTGCTCATCTGCACCGTGCTTTATCTGCTGATCACGGTGTCGGTCGAGTCGAGCATCGGAGCGAAAGGGGCGGTCGACGCCCGCGACTACGCACTCGCGCAAGCGGCCGAGCCGCTCTTCGGTGCCTGGGGCGTCGGAATCACCGTCGCCATCGCCGTCGTCGCGACACTTTCGGGCCTCCTCGCGAGCCTGTACTCCGTGTCGCGCCTTTACGCGATGTTGCAAGAGATGCGACAGGCGCCGTCACTGCCGAACAAGGTCACACACCAGCCGATGATCATCACCGCCGGCCTGGCCATCGTGGCCACTGCATTTCTGGATCTCAGCCAGATCGCCTCAATGGGAGCGTTCCTCTACCTCGCCATGGACATCGCCGTGCAATGGGGCGTCATCCGCCATCTGCGCGCAAAGATCGACGCGAAGCCCTGGCTTCCGGCGCTCACAATCGCCCTCGACCTCGCGATCCTCATCCCCTTCACCATCTTGAAAGTGCAGAACGATACCCTCACCGTCATCGTTGCCGCATCGGTTGCCGCAGCCATCGTCATCGCGCAGGTCATCACGATGCGTGTGCGTGCCCGGCAGGAGTAA
- a CDS encoding hemolysin family protein: MIGEVLTLLLGILVILVIIAANGYFVAQEFAYMSVDRRKLSAQADSGDKSAKRALAVTRRTSFMLSGAQLGITVTGLLVGFVAEPLVGQSLGVLLGGVGIPAAVSITVGTLLALVASTIVQMIFGELFPKNYAIANPEPLAKGLARSTTIYLTAFGWLITVFDRAANLLLRTLRIEPVHDVDTSATAEDLERIVSDSRESGDLPDELSYLLDRILDFPHRDVEHAMIPRAHVDTVRPETTVGELRILMAKAHTRYPVIDARGEPVGVAQLADLLRGGVDDNAPVTQIMRPPMVVPTLMRLPDALAQLTRTRNELACVIDEYGGFAGVLTIEDLAEELVGEITDEHDDAATSVLQPDGDNVWLMGGDVHVDEAERAIGHDLPRGDFETVAGLLIAERGALPLVGERVRIALPIDPADLVLDEPTRRMLDVDILGVDRHVPSKVRVSLVEVAVAPETDKEVER, from the coding sequence ATGATCGGCGAGGTGCTCACGCTGCTTCTGGGCATTCTGGTGATTCTGGTGATCATCGCGGCAAACGGATACTTCGTCGCCCAAGAATTCGCCTACATGTCGGTCGACCGCCGAAAGCTCTCCGCACAGGCCGATTCGGGCGACAAATCGGCGAAGCGCGCGCTCGCCGTGACGCGCCGCACCTCGTTCATGCTCTCGGGTGCGCAGCTCGGAATCACCGTGACGGGTCTGCTCGTCGGGTTCGTCGCAGAACCGCTCGTCGGTCAGTCCCTCGGAGTTCTGCTCGGGGGAGTCGGGATTCCTGCCGCGGTGAGCATCACGGTCGGAACACTGCTTGCGCTTGTGGCCTCGACGATCGTGCAGATGATCTTCGGCGAGCTGTTCCCGAAGAACTACGCCATCGCCAACCCCGAACCTCTCGCCAAAGGGCTCGCGAGGTCGACGACGATCTATTTGACCGCGTTCGGCTGGCTCATCACGGTCTTCGACCGCGCCGCCAATCTGCTGCTGCGCACGCTGCGCATCGAGCCGGTGCATGACGTCGACACGAGCGCGACCGCCGAGGACCTCGAACGCATCGTCTCGGACTCGCGCGAGAGCGGCGACCTGCCCGACGAACTGTCCTACCTGCTGGACCGCATCCTCGACTTTCCGCACCGCGATGTCGAGCACGCGATGATTCCGCGCGCGCACGTCGATACCGTGCGGCCGGAGACGACGGTGGGGGAGCTACGCATCCTCATGGCGAAGGCCCACACCAGATATCCGGTCATCGATGCTCGCGGTGAGCCGGTGGGCGTCGCGCAACTCGCTGATCTGCTCCGCGGCGGGGTCGATGACAACGCGCCAGTGACGCAGATCATGAGGCCGCCGATGGTCGTACCGACTCTCATGAGGCTGCCGGATGCCCTGGCCCAGCTCACGCGCACCCGCAACGAACTCGCCTGTGTTATCGACGAGTACGGCGGCTTCGCGGGCGTGCTCACCATCGAAGACCTCGCTGAAGAGCTCGTCGGCGAGATCACCGACGAGCACGACGACGCCGCAACCTCAGTTCTTCAGCCCGACGGCGACAACGTGTGGCTGATGGGCGGCGATGTGCACGTCGATGAGGCCGAGCGCGCCATCGGTCACGACCTGCCCCGCGGCGACTTCGAGACCGTGGCGGGGCTCCTCATCGCCGAGCGCGGTGCGCTGCCCCTGGTGGGAGAGAGGGTGCGGATCGCTCTTCCCATCGACCCCGCCGACCTGGTTCTCGATGAACCGACTCGACGCATGCTCGATGTCGACATTCTCGGGGTCGATCGTCACGTGCCGAGCAAGGTGCGGGTGAGCTTGGTTGAGGTCGCCGTCGCGCCCGAGACCGACAAGGAGGTCGAGCGATGA